From the genome of Colwellia psychrerythraea 34H, one region includes:
- a CDS encoding phosphotransferase enzyme family protein, with amino-acid sequence MDNRSASLHSDIDTVLNNYDYDFAEVEIAVLGNGHINNTYKLTTPEVEFVLQQINHDVFPKTAELSSNAQKINLHLQRQKNIGNYPLSIPQQILSKTGETYSKVGTNYWRLMEFISNSYTLEEVESPEQAALVANAFAEFSCTLSDFPVEELAVIIEDFHDISFRMRQLNEAVENDLQDRLSSCQTLVNFCLDQQDFINHVIDISKKLPLHVTHNDTKINNLLFTEGDTPCAVIDLDTCMPGLLMHDFGDMVRTCCSNLAEDDTNIDAMIIKLDIFSALIQSYQNAFGTKMSALEKDSLIVGTKSVPFSLGTRFLTDYLNGDSYFQVSREKHNLDRAFNQIQLFILLCEAEPELIKLAMQA; translated from the coding sequence ATGGATAACAGATCAGCTTCGCTCCACTCAGATATAGATACCGTTCTAAATAACTATGATTATGACTTTGCTGAAGTTGAAATAGCTGTTTTAGGTAATGGTCATATCAATAATACTTATAAATTGACTACCCCTGAAGTTGAGTTTGTCTTGCAGCAAATCAACCATGATGTTTTTCCCAAAACCGCAGAGTTAAGTAGTAACGCACAAAAAATAAACCTACATTTGCAACGACAAAAAAATATCGGCAACTACCCACTATCAATTCCCCAACAAATATTGAGCAAAACAGGCGAGACTTATAGCAAAGTTGGTACTAATTATTGGCGTTTGATGGAATTTATCAGCAACTCTTACACACTAGAGGAAGTTGAGTCACCTGAACAAGCCGCGCTTGTTGCCAATGCGTTTGCAGAATTTAGCTGTACGCTAAGTGACTTTCCCGTTGAAGAACTCGCTGTTATCATTGAAGACTTTCATGATATAAGTTTTCGCATGAGACAACTTAACGAAGCCGTTGAAAATGATCTTCAAGATCGTTTGTCGAGCTGCCAAACGTTAGTCAACTTTTGCTTAGACCAACAAGATTTTATCAATCATGTTATCGATATTAGCAAAAAGTTACCCCTGCATGTTACGCACAACGATACCAAGATAAACAATTTATTATTTACTGAAGGTGACACTCCTTGTGCAGTAATTGATCTTGATACCTGTATGCCTGGTTTACTAATGCATGACTTTGGTGACATGGTAAGAACATGTTGCAGTAATCTCGCAGAAGATGACACCAATATTGATGCAATGATAATTAAATTAGATATTTTTTCAGCACTTATTCAAAGTTATCAAAATGCTTTTGGCACTAAGATGTCTGCTCTTGAAAAAGACAGCTTAATTGTTGGTACTAAATCAGTACCTTTTAGTCTTGGTACGCGTTTTTTAACAGACTACTTAAATGGTGATAGCTATTTCCAAGTAAGCCGTGAAAAACATAATTTAGATCGCGCTTTCAACCAAATTCAGTTATTTATTTTACTTTGTGAAGCTGAGCCTGAGTTAATAAAACTGGCTATGCAAGCATAG
- a CDS encoding spondin domain-containing protein encodes MLTFNTQKKSTNKLAKPLLIASLLTLGLSACNDNDNDAPPPVETPMEYSYSLTLTNLTYAQPLSPVAVSLHGDAKMWQVGQAASVALEKLAEGGDNADFIALENNLATATAEGPTLPGTSVTVNISTMDRAATYLTVATMLVNTNDAFSGLTGVDISTLTLNQEKSWRLNVYDSGTEQNNEAAGTIPGPADGGVGYDSTRDDIDLVGYHSGVVSKDDGLPSSVLTQAHRFDNPAVKLTITRTK; translated from the coding sequence ATGTTAACCTTTAACACTCAAAAAAAGAGTACAAACAAACTAGCTAAGCCATTACTTATTGCGAGCTTACTCACTTTAGGTCTATCTGCTTGTAATGATAATGACAACGACGCGCCTCCTCCAGTCGAAACGCCTATGGAATATAGCTATTCATTAACGCTTACTAATCTAACCTACGCTCAGCCTTTATCACCTGTTGCGGTTTCACTTCACGGCGATGCTAAAATGTGGCAAGTTGGTCAAGCAGCTTCTGTTGCTTTGGAGAAACTTGCCGAAGGTGGAGATAATGCTGACTTTATTGCACTAGAGAATAATCTAGCCACGGCAACGGCTGAAGGCCCTACTTTACCGGGCACTAGCGTTACTGTGAACATCAGTACAATGGATCGTGCAGCAACTTATTTGACTGTTGCCACTATGTTGGTGAATACAAATGATGCTTTCTCGGGTCTTACTGGTGTAGATATATCAACATTGACCTTAAACCAAGAAAAATCATGGCGATTAAATGTCTATGATTCAGGCACCGAGCAAAACAACGAAGCCGCAGGTACTATTCCAGGCCCAGCTGATGGTGGGGTTGGCTATGATTCAACGCGTGATGATATCGATTTAGTCGGTTATCATTCTGGTGTGGTTAGTAAAGATGATGGTTTACCAAGCTCAGTACTAACTCAGGCTCATCGTTTTGATAATCCTGCAGTTAAATTAACTATAACTCGAACTAAGTAG
- a CDS encoding acyl-CoA dehydrogenase family protein — MNFLLNEDQLAFQDAARSFAAGEMKPFASEWDEKKIFPKAMFKKAGELGFMGMYCPEDVGGMNLPRLDTSIILEELAVGCTSTAAFISIHNMASWMISTWGTESTKQQWCDDLVMGQKLASYCLTEPGAGSDAGSLRTTAKKDGDYYLLNGSKMFISGAGETDVLVVMARTGSQEEGAKGISAFAVPADLAGVSYGKNEDKMGWNSQPTRAISFENAKLPADCLLGAEGEGFKIAMKGLDGGRINIASCSIGAAQACIDLSQAYMQERKQFGKPLAAFQALQFKLADMVTELVAARQMIRLAASKIDINDPDKSTYCAMAKRFATDVGFNVCNDALQLHGGYGYIKEYPIERYMRDARVHQILEGTNEIMRVITARRILEEGATNIIR, encoded by the coding sequence ATGAATTTTTTACTGAACGAAGATCAATTAGCCTTTCAAGATGCGGCACGAAGCTTTGCAGCCGGAGAAATGAAGCCGTTTGCCAGTGAATGGGATGAGAAGAAAATTTTTCCCAAAGCCATGTTTAAAAAAGCTGGTGAATTAGGATTTATGGGTATGTACTGCCCAGAAGACGTAGGTGGTATGAATTTGCCGCGTTTAGATACCTCCATCATTCTTGAAGAATTAGCCGTAGGTTGTACCTCAACGGCAGCCTTTATTTCAATTCATAACATGGCCAGTTGGATGATATCCACTTGGGGTACTGAATCAACCAAACAGCAATGGTGTGATGATTTGGTCATGGGTCAAAAACTCGCCTCATATTGTTTAACCGAACCTGGCGCCGGCAGTGACGCTGGATCTTTGCGTACCACAGCTAAAAAAGACGGTGATTATTACCTGCTTAACGGCAGTAAAATGTTTATCAGTGGTGCAGGTGAAACCGATGTATTAGTTGTAATGGCACGTACAGGGTCACAAGAAGAAGGCGCAAAAGGTATTTCAGCCTTTGCAGTTCCTGCAGATCTTGCTGGCGTTAGTTATGGCAAAAATGAAGACAAGATGGGTTGGAATTCTCAACCAACACGCGCCATTAGTTTTGAGAACGCTAAACTACCTGCCGATTGTCTATTAGGCGCTGAAGGTGAAGGTTTTAAAATTGCCATGAAAGGCTTAGACGGTGGTCGCATTAACATCGCTAGTTGTTCAATTGGTGCTGCGCAAGCCTGTATTGATTTGTCACAAGCTTATATGCAAGAGCGTAAACAATTTGGTAAACCACTGGCAGCTTTTCAAGCCTTGCAATTTAAATTGGCTGACATGGTGACAGAATTAGTGGCAGCACGACAAATGATTCGATTAGCGGCGAGTAAAATAGATATAAACGACCCTGATAAATCAACTTATTGTGCCATGGCAAAACGTTTTGCAACCGATGTTGGTTTTAATGTTTGTAACGATGCCCTGCAATTACACGGTGGTTACGGATATATCAAAGAATATCCTATCGAGCGATATATGCGCGATGCACGCGTTCATCAAATTCTTGAAGGGACTAATGAAATTATGCGGGTAATAACCGCACGACGTATCTTAGAAGAAGGTGCCACTAACATTATTCGTTAG
- a CDS encoding enoyl-CoA hydratase/isomerase family protein, which yields MTSPVTVEELAIKNGQCIGVLTLNSEKTLNALTLEMIDLMSAQLQQWQTNDKIAAVFIQGAGEKAFCAGGDVQALYKSSIEQPGGPCEYAETFFEREYRLDYLLHNYPKPTIAWGHGIVMGGGLGVFAGCSYRIATERTRIAMPEVTIALFPDVGGSYFLNTMPGYCGRFLALTSSSINAADGLYAGIANYAITHTSKQAVIDELTSLECPAFEINNNLDNIFNHYQSQCIADIPAGNLATNQTLINDLCRSDNVEKIAANFSSLKTDDKWLQRAKNGLASGSPLAIKWIFHQLELCKGLGLKTVFEKEVLLATTIIRHTEFAEGVRALLIDKDQSPDWQYKQLSEVTNEVIAPFFEAPWQQNPLADL from the coding sequence ATGACCAGTCCCGTAACAGTTGAAGAATTAGCGATTAAAAATGGCCAATGTATCGGTGTTTTAACACTAAACAGTGAAAAAACGTTAAACGCATTAACACTGGAAATGATTGATCTGATGTCAGCTCAATTACAGCAATGGCAAACAAATGATAAAATTGCCGCCGTTTTTATTCAAGGTGCAGGTGAAAAAGCATTCTGTGCGGGGGGGGATGTACAAGCCTTGTACAAGTCATCAATTGAACAGCCGGGAGGCCCATGTGAGTATGCAGAAACATTTTTTGAGCGTGAATATCGCCTAGATTATTTACTGCATAATTACCCTAAACCGACCATCGCTTGGGGCCATGGTATTGTGATGGGTGGTGGCTTGGGTGTTTTTGCTGGCTGCTCTTATCGTATTGCCACAGAAAGAACACGTATAGCGATGCCAGAAGTAACCATTGCCTTATTTCCCGATGTCGGTGGTAGTTACTTTTTAAATACTATGCCAGGTTATTGTGGTCGATTTTTAGCCTTAACAAGTTCCTCCATCAATGCTGCTGACGGTCTTTATGCTGGTATTGCTAATTACGCAATTACTCATACAAGCAAGCAAGCCGTTATCGATGAATTGACCTCTTTAGAATGTCCTGCGTTTGAAATCAACAACAACTTAGATAACATTTTTAACCATTATCAAAGTCAGTGTATTGCCGATATTCCAGCAGGAAATTTAGCAACTAATCAAACATTAATTAACGATTTGTGTCGCAGTGATAATGTAGAAAAAATAGCGGCTAATTTCTCATCACTCAAGACTGATGACAAGTGGCTTCAACGAGCAAAAAATGGTTTAGCCAGTGGTTCACCTTTGGCAATTAAGTGGATATTCCATCAACTCGAACTTTGTAAAGGGTTAGGTTTAAAAACTGTTTTTGAAAAAGAAGTATTACTTGCCACAACCATTATTCGTCACACTGAATTTGCTGAAGGCGTGCGGGCTTTATTAATTGATAAAGACCAAAGCCCTGACTGGCAATATAAACAGTTGAGCGAAGTAACAAACGAGGTGATAGCACCATTTTTCGAGGCTCCTTGGCAACAAAATCCGTTGGCCGATTTATAG
- a CDS encoding enoyl-CoA hydratase, whose product MSDLLKVEKRGHVAIVTFNNPPANTWTPESLNYLKQLIGVLNEDKDNYSLILTSDSEKFFSAGADLNQFNHDDKGLSFDFSAAFGGAFEALSNYQGVSIAAITGFAMGGGLEVALSCDVRICEEQAQMALPEAAVGLLPCGLGSQQLSWLIGEGWAKRMILLGERIKAPQAEKIGLVSEVVPTGTSLSRALALAEKAESQSPTSVAYCKSLIMEARNGDINSAYTKERELFVKLWDTEDQKEGVSAFIEKRKPQWKNN is encoded by the coding sequence ATGAGTGATTTATTAAAGGTAGAAAAACGCGGCCATGTCGCTATTGTGACTTTTAACAACCCTCCGGCAAATACTTGGACACCTGAGAGCTTAAATTATTTAAAACAGTTAATTGGTGTACTTAATGAAGACAAAGATAACTACTCACTTATTTTAACGAGTGACAGTGAAAAATTCTTTAGTGCAGGAGCAGACCTAAATCAATTCAATCATGATGACAAAGGTTTGTCCTTTGACTTTTCAGCCGCTTTTGGCGGTGCGTTTGAAGCACTATCAAACTATCAAGGGGTTTCCATCGCTGCTATCACTGGTTTTGCTATGGGAGGCGGGTTAGAAGTCGCTTTATCTTGCGATGTCAGAATATGTGAAGAACAAGCACAAATGGCACTACCTGAAGCTGCTGTTGGCTTATTGCCTTGTGGTTTAGGCTCACAACAATTGTCATGGTTAATCGGTGAAGGTTGGGCTAAACGCATGATTTTATTAGGTGAGCGTATTAAAGCGCCACAAGCTGAAAAAATAGGCTTAGTCTCTGAAGTAGTCCCTACTGGCACCTCATTATCGCGAGCTTTAGCACTCGCTGAGAAAGCTGAAAGTCAATCACCAACCTCTGTAGCTTATTGTAAGTCGTTAATTATGGAAGCCCGTAATGGTGATATTAATTCTGCTTACACTAAAGAACGAGAACTTTTTGTAAAATTATGGGATACCGAAGATCAAAAAGAAGGTGTTAGTGCTTTTATTGAAAAACGTAAACCTCAGTGGAAGAATAACTAA
- a CDS encoding spondin domain-containing protein has translation MKVIKKSPITSTLSVLALALASSTTMAQELSITVTNLTQGLYFTPVITAAHTSENHIFMSGTMASDELQAMAEGGSISGLSSILTNADANLNENPAGGLLAPAMSASFDLSNDSANTHLSLAAMVLPSNDGFVGLDSWKIPEEAGTYTVFLNAYDAGTEANDELRGSGAPGEAGMPVPPPLDPLLGMNGTGVTDMESNDKVHIHRGSLGDSDMSAGMSDINNSVQRWLNPVAKLTITVK, from the coding sequence ATGAAAGTAATCAAGAAATCGCCAATCACATCAACATTAAGTGTTTTAGCACTCGCACTTGCGAGCTCAACCACTATGGCACAAGAATTATCCATTACTGTCACAAACTTAACGCAAGGTTTGTATTTCACTCCTGTTATTACAGCTGCACACACCAGTGAAAACCACATTTTTATGTCGGGTACAATGGCTAGCGATGAGCTTCAAGCAATGGCTGAGGGTGGTAGCATCTCAGGTTTATCAAGTATCTTAACCAACGCCGATGCTAATCTTAATGAAAACCCTGCTGGTGGATTATTAGCACCTGCAATGTCAGCAAGCTTTGATTTATCGAATGACAGCGCCAATACTCATTTATCACTTGCTGCGATGGTTTTGCCTTCTAATGATGGTTTTGTTGGTTTAGATAGTTGGAAAATACCCGAAGAAGCAGGTACTTATACCGTATTTTTAAATGCCTATGATGCGGGTACTGAAGCCAATGATGAACTTCGCGGCAGTGGTGCACCTGGAGAAGCTGGCATGCCGGTGCCACCACCTCTTGACCCTCTATTAGGTATGAACGGTACTGGTGTAACAGATATGGAGTCTAACGATAAAGTACATATTCACCGTGGTAGCTTAGGCGATAGTGATATGTCTGCGGGCATGAGTGATATTAATAATAGCGTGCAACGTTGGTTAAACCCTGTCGCTAAACTTACCATTACCGTGAAATAA
- a CDS encoding arylsulfatase codes for MDKFLPMKSYLTMNFTKIITTCLLVTSGMASGTTDTERPNILAIWGDDIGQSNISAYTHGMMGYKTTNIDRIAKEGVLFTDYYGENSCTAGRAAFITGQYPVRTGLTKVGLPGSDKGLRAEDVTIAELLKDRGYVTGQFGKNHLGDKDEFLPTNHGFDEFLGNLYHLNAEEEPEHPDYPKDQAYKKRFGPRGVIHSFADGKIEDSGPLTKKRMETIDDEFLAATTKFIDKAHKNNKPFFVWFNATRMHIWTHLKEESKGLSKRGGIYGDGMMEHDYQVGVLLDQLDRLAIADNTIVLYTTDNGAEVFSWPDGGTIPFKGEKNTTWEGGFRVPAMVRWPGKITAGDAKIEMVSHMDWAPTLLAAAGVTDIKEKLKQGTTVNGKKYKVHLDGYNLLPYLTGATDEAPRPSYLYFTDGGDLSAVRFGDMKLQYSIQECEGLNVWICPLTPLRAPLLTNLRQDPYERARDESGSYERWYVDHIFEFSRGITMTAQQMKTFVEFPPRQKPASWSVDAMVKKIMGMSVPQY; via the coding sequence ATGGATAAATTTTTACCTATGAAAAGTTACTTAACAATGAATTTCACCAAAATCATAACAACCTGTTTATTAGTCACTTCTGGAATGGCCTCAGGGACTACTGATACAGAGCGTCCAAACATACTAGCTATCTGGGGAGATGATATTGGCCAAAGTAATATTAGCGCTTATACCCACGGCATGATGGGCTATAAAACCACTAACATTGACCGTATAGCAAAAGAAGGTGTGTTATTTACTGATTATTACGGTGAAAACTCTTGTACCGCTGGTCGTGCAGCCTTTATTACTGGTCAATATCCGGTACGAACGGGATTAACCAAGGTTGGCTTACCTGGCTCTGATAAAGGTTTACGCGCAGAGGATGTCACCATTGCCGAACTATTAAAAGATAGAGGTTATGTTACTGGCCAGTTTGGTAAGAATCACTTAGGGGATAAAGATGAATTTTTACCAACCAATCACGGTTTTGATGAGTTTTTGGGAAATTTGTATCACTTAAATGCAGAAGAAGAACCAGAACATCCCGACTACCCAAAAGATCAAGCTTATAAAAAACGTTTTGGCCCAAGAGGTGTTATTCATTCCTTTGCTGATGGAAAAATAGAGGATTCGGGACCATTAACTAAAAAACGCATGGAAACAATCGATGATGAGTTTTTAGCGGCAACGACTAAATTTATCGATAAAGCGCATAAAAACAACAAACCATTTTTTGTCTGGTTTAATGCGACTCGCATGCACATCTGGACACATTTAAAAGAAGAGTCTAAAGGTTTATCAAAGCGTGGCGGCATATACGGTGATGGCATGATGGAACATGATTATCAGGTCGGCGTATTACTTGATCAATTAGACCGTTTAGCTATTGCTGACAACACCATTGTTTTATACACAACCGATAATGGTGCTGAAGTCTTTTCTTGGCCTGATGGTGGCACCATTCCGTTTAAAGGTGAAAAAAATACGACTTGGGAAGGCGGATTCCGTGTACCGGCTATGGTGAGATGGCCAGGTAAAATAACAGCTGGCGACGCTAAAATAGAAATGGTGTCACATATGGATTGGGCACCAACATTGTTGGCTGCTGCAGGTGTCACTGATATTAAAGAAAAGCTAAAACAAGGGACTACCGTTAATGGCAAAAAGTATAAAGTACATTTAGATGGTTATAACCTGTTGCCTTATCTTACGGGAGCAACCGATGAAGCGCCAAGACCGAGTTACCTGTATTTTACCGATGGTGGTGATTTATCAGCGGTTCGTTTTGGCGATATGAAACTGCAATACAGTATTCAAGAATGTGAAGGATTAAATGTTTGGATATGTCCATTAACCCCGTTAAGAGCACCGCTGTTAACCAATTTACGTCAAGACCCTTATGAACGTGCTCGAGACGAATCAGGTAGTTATGAAAGGTGGTATGTGGATCATATTTTTGAATTTTCTCGCGGCATTACCATGACAGCACAGCAAATGAAGACCTTTGTTGAATTCCCTCCTCGCCAAAAGCCGGCCAGTTGGAGCGTGGATGCCATGGTTAAAAAAATAATGGGGATGTCAGTACCACAATACTAG
- a CDS encoding AraC family transcriptional regulator produces the protein MSKPSRWPLTADGIRFITPHVLVKRLQNHALAKGLFVTAMGYYPTASGHAMERKGHPDHILIYCTAGSGFLTMAGKTTEINSGDIFYLPAGSQHSYQASKELPWTLYWLHFDGTLANDFCQHINIVERKFTIGVQPRVIRVFDGISHLRHSSHNLAEFIQGGHQVQALLSYIALLVQQRKPSAINTFDTENLRAMMQEHIHSKLDLDSLAEAAKLSKYHFSKKFKQVTGESPISYFINMKMQRACYLLDSTPRSVKHVASELGYHDTYYFSRLFKKNIGMAPAIYRKAKL, from the coding sequence ATGAGTAAACCTTCACGTTGGCCACTTACCGCAGACGGTATTCGTTTTATTACGCCACATGTACTGGTTAAGCGTTTGCAAAACCATGCCTTAGCTAAAGGGCTTTTTGTTACTGCAATGGGCTATTACCCAACAGCAAGTGGTCATGCTATGGAACGCAAAGGTCATCCTGACCATATTCTTATTTACTGTACTGCAGGTAGCGGCTTTCTAACTATGGCAGGTAAAACAACTGAGATTAACAGTGGTGATATTTTTTATTTACCAGCAGGTTCACAGCATAGCTATCAAGCGAGTAAAGAGTTGCCTTGGACATTATATTGGCTTCATTTTGATGGCACGTTAGCAAATGATTTTTGCCAACACATAAATATTGTTGAACGTAAGTTTACTATTGGCGTACAGCCCAGAGTCATTCGAGTGTTTGATGGCATCTCACACCTTCGCCACAGTAGTCATAATCTGGCTGAGTTTATTCAAGGTGGTCATCAGGTTCAAGCGTTGTTAAGTTATATTGCCTTATTAGTGCAGCAGCGAAAACCCAGCGCAATCAATACTTTTGATACAGAGAATTTACGTGCCATGATGCAAGAGCATATTCATAGCAAACTGGATCTTGATTCATTAGCAGAAGCCGCTAAGTTATCTAAATACCATTTTTCAAAGAAATTTAAACAAGTCACTGGCGAGTCGCCTATTAGTTACTTTATTAATATGAAAATGCAACGCGCTTGTTATTTGTTGGATAGCACGCCACGCTCTGTTAAGCATGTTGCATCAGAGTTGGGTTACCACGATACCTATTACTTCTCGCGCTTGTTTAAAAAGAATATAGGAATGGCACCCGCTATTTATCGAAAGGCTAAACTGTAG
- a CDS encoding long-chain-fatty-acid--CoA ligase, protein MYFYQALQRNATIFSNNIGTSFGDRERTWKEVEQRVAKLAGALVEHGVGQENHVAILAMNSDQYFEYYNAIPWIGGVVVPLNIRWSIKENIYSLENSQSSVLFVDDAFLEMGKELAKQCEKIQVIIYMGDGETPAGMLNYEQLIEHADAIAPVENDYSKLAGIFYTGGTTGFPKGVMLSHTNLWSSSIVVTAEMGLNVAGERYLHAAPMFHLADVGVSYAMVIGGLSQVFVPYFEATSVIEAIEHKQVNHVLLVPTMVTMMLATPALDNANFSSLKHIIYGASPMPEGTLIAAMEKMSSVKFIQAYGQSELSPVISILPAEYHVLEGPNAGKLRSAGRPAYCVSVEMRDENGKVLPTGKVGEIAASGPNSMLGYWNNTEQTAATLIDGWVLTGDAGYMDEDGFIFLVDRLKDMIVTGGENVFSAEVENALSHHPAIQESVVLGIPSEQWGESVHAILRLNEGQEITDEEIFSHCREYIAGYKVPQSIEIRVEAFPITGAGKIMKNELREPYWINETRAIN, encoded by the coding sequence ATGTACTTTTATCAGGCACTACAACGCAATGCGACAATATTTAGTAATAATATTGGCACATCTTTCGGTGATAGAGAGCGAACATGGAAGGAAGTGGAACAACGGGTTGCCAAGCTTGCCGGAGCATTAGTTGAACACGGGGTAGGACAAGAAAATCACGTGGCTATTCTCGCCATGAATTCAGATCAATATTTCGAATATTACAATGCTATTCCTTGGATCGGAGGCGTTGTTGTACCACTAAACATTCGCTGGTCCATTAAAGAAAATATCTACTCATTAGAAAATTCACAAAGTAGCGTGCTTTTTGTCGATGATGCCTTTCTAGAAATGGGTAAGGAACTAGCAAAGCAATGTGAAAAGATTCAAGTAATCATTTATATGGGCGACGGTGAAACCCCAGCAGGCATGCTTAATTATGAACAATTAATTGAGCATGCTGATGCCATTGCCCCCGTTGAAAATGACTATAGTAAACTTGCCGGCATATTTTATACCGGTGGTACCACCGGGTTCCCTAAAGGTGTGATGCTATCTCATACTAATTTATGGTCAAGCTCCATAGTGGTCACGGCAGAGATGGGCTTAAATGTCGCAGGTGAGCGTTACCTTCATGCGGCGCCTATGTTTCATCTTGCCGATGTTGGCGTAAGTTATGCCATGGTTATTGGCGGTTTATCTCAGGTCTTTGTACCTTATTTTGAAGCAACGTCTGTTATTGAAGCTATCGAACATAAACAAGTAAACCATGTTTTATTGGTGCCTACTATGGTGACTATGATGCTTGCAACACCGGCATTAGATAACGCCAATTTTAGTAGTCTCAAGCATATTATATACGGCGCGTCTCCCATGCCAGAAGGCACCTTAATTGCTGCCATGGAAAAGATGTCCTCGGTAAAGTTTATTCAAGCCTATGGGCAATCTGAATTATCTCCTGTTATATCGATTCTTCCTGCCGAGTACCACGTTTTAGAAGGTCCTAACGCGGGAAAACTTCGTTCAGCTGGTCGCCCTGCCTATTGCGTTAGTGTTGAGATGAGAGATGAAAACGGCAAGGTATTACCCACAGGTAAAGTAGGAGAAATAGCGGCATCAGGCCCAAACAGTATGTTGGGTTATTGGAATAATACCGAACAAACCGCCGCCACCCTCATTGATGGCTGGGTATTGACAGGCGATGCGGGTTACATGGACGAAGATGGTTTTATTTTCTTGGTCGACAGGCTTAAAGATATGATTGTTACCGGTGGAGAAAATGTTTTTTCTGCTGAAGTTGAAAACGCGCTGTCTCATCATCCCGCTATTCAAGAGTCCGTTGTTTTAGGTATTCCAAGTGAGCAATGGGGTGAGTCAGTGCATGCCATTCTTCGACTTAATGAAGGCCAAGAAATCACGGATGAAGAAATATTTAGTCACTGCCGTGAATATATTGCTGGTTATAAAGTACCTCAGAGCATCGAAATTAGAGTAGAAGCTTTTCCGATAACCGGTGCGGGTAAAATCATGAAAAATGAATTACGTGAACCCTATTGGATCAATGAAACCAGAGCAATCAACTAA
- a CDS encoding AraC family transcriptional regulator, whose protein sequence is MNQNDISAATGELFATNIFVRDFCFLGESIGLAREEFAKRIGLSLKSIEDPQVVISKHYIIKGYTIILEYSDDEFLGAGTAKLPRGSVDLMVKSACTEQTLAQALKAIEQVIRISQSPVNSSTIIEGSLVRWRFIPKVKDPRFSLLISALCTCMGHKVLSTLIKKEIPLKYSHFMEDKPKNISDYQFLFACPIKFNQQHCELAFDIKWLKQPVKCNYQEVKSYLDIPLSLITYSFQTLGFIRQIKDLLSACPYARFPNQLELAEQLGVSVRTMQRKLDAENSNYMQIKDDIRQRKAIFYLEHTDKRLDEIAERCGFSEMASFTRAFIRWTGCSPSKYKN, encoded by the coding sequence TTGAACCAAAATGATATCTCTGCCGCAACAGGTGAGTTATTTGCTACCAATATCTTTGTTAGGGATTTTTGCTTTCTTGGTGAATCAATAGGCCTTGCAAGAGAAGAGTTCGCTAAAAGAATAGGGCTATCATTAAAGTCAATTGAAGATCCCCAGGTGGTTATCTCAAAGCATTATATTATCAAGGGGTATACCATTATCCTCGAATACTCAGATGATGAGTTTCTAGGCGCAGGAACCGCAAAGCTGCCACGCGGCTCAGTAGATCTTATGGTTAAATCAGCATGTACCGAGCAAACCTTAGCTCAAGCGTTAAAAGCAATAGAGCAAGTGATAAGAATATCTCAAAGTCCGGTGAACTCCAGCACGATTATTGAGGGTTCACTTGTACGTTGGCGTTTTATCCCCAAAGTTAAAGACCCCCGATTTTCACTACTCATCAGTGCTTTATGTACATGTATGGGGCACAAAGTATTATCAACGTTGATCAAAAAAGAAATACCGTTGAAATACAGCCACTTTATGGAAGATAAACCAAAGAATATTAGTGATTATCAATTTCTTTTTGCTTGCCCAATAAAGTTTAATCAGCAACATTGTGAATTAGCTTTTGATATAAAGTGGCTCAAACAGCCAGTAAAATGTAATTATCAGGAAGTTAAATCTTACCTCGATATTCCTCTCTCATTGATCACATATTCTTTTCAAACCTTAGGTTTTATTCGACAAATTAAAGATTTGTTGTCTGCATGTCCCTATGCCAGATTTCCTAACCAACTCGAACTTGCCGAACAATTGGGGGTATCGGTGAGAACCATGCAACGTAAGCTTGATGCAGAAAATTCAAATTACATGCAAATTAAAGATGATATTCGCCAAAGAAAAGCGATTTTTTACCTGGAACATACCGACAAACGCCTTGATGAAATTGCCGAGCGTTGCGGTTTTAGTGAAATGGCCTCTTTTACGCGCGCCTTCATTCGTTGGACCGGTTGCAGCCCTTCAAAATATAAAAACTAG